The Urbifossiella limnaea genome has a window encoding:
- a CDS encoding sulfatase-like hydrolase/transferase, producing MIRYLAPLALVVTLAGFAEAQPSRKPNIVVVVADDLGYADVGFQGCRDIPTPHLDALARGGVVCTSGYVTHPFCSPTRAGLLTGRYQQRFGHENNPAWLPDNATVGLPLDQTTLADALRRAGYKTGAVGKWHLGAHPSYHPNRRGFESYFGLLGGGHQYFDHNQFRTNPARARQEYFIPLVRNSEPVEESDYLTDAIGREAAAFVDRHRGDPFFLYLAFNAPHTPLQAPPAYLDRVRGIADEKLRTYAAMVCGLDDAVGRVVARLKAHGIADDTLVVFFSDNGGPVGVTNCRNTPLRGAKGQVYEGGVRVPFFVSWPAALKPGRFEHPVSSLDVFPTAVAAAGGQPAAGLDGVNLLPHLRRDTTAGLADRTLFWRTGGGQNFAVRRGVYKLVRVGKAPAELYHLGDDIAESRDLAATRSDTVAALQRELDAWNATLVAPRWQNPQPAKKKS from the coding sequence GTGATCCGCTACCTCGCCCCGCTCGCGCTCGTCGTCACACTCGCGGGGTTCGCGGAGGCCCAGCCCTCCCGCAAACCGAACATCGTCGTGGTCGTCGCCGACGACCTCGGGTACGCCGATGTCGGCTTCCAGGGGTGCCGCGACATCCCTACGCCGCACCTCGACGCGCTGGCGCGGGGCGGGGTCGTCTGCACCAGCGGGTATGTTACCCACCCGTTCTGCTCGCCGACCCGGGCCGGGCTGCTGACGGGCCGTTACCAGCAGCGGTTCGGCCACGAGAACAACCCGGCGTGGCTCCCTGACAACGCTACCGTCGGGCTTCCGCTCGACCAGACGACGCTCGCCGACGCGCTGCGACGGGCCGGGTACAAGACCGGGGCCGTCGGCAAGTGGCACCTCGGGGCGCACCCGTCGTACCACCCGAACCGCCGCGGGTTCGAGTCGTACTTCGGGCTGCTCGGCGGCGGGCACCAGTACTTCGACCACAACCAGTTCCGCACCAACCCGGCCCGCGCCCGGCAGGAATACTTCATACCCCTCGTCCGTAACTCCGAGCCGGTCGAGGAGAGCGACTACCTCACCGACGCCATCGGCCGGGAGGCGGCGGCGTTCGTGGACCGGCACCGCGGCGACCCGTTCTTCCTGTACCTCGCGTTCAACGCCCCGCACACGCCGCTCCAGGCACCGCCGGCGTACCTCGACCGCGTCCGCGGTATCGCCGACGAGAAGCTCCGCACCTACGCCGCCATGGTGTGCGGGCTCGACGACGCCGTCGGCCGGGTGGTGGCGCGGCTGAAGGCGCACGGGATCGCCGACGACACGCTCGTCGTCTTTTTCAGCGACAACGGCGGGCCGGTCGGGGTGACGAACTGCCGGAACACCCCGCTCCGGGGTGCGAAGGGGCAGGTGTACGAGGGCGGCGTGCGGGTGCCGTTCTTCGTGTCGTGGCCAGCGGCGCTGAAGCCGGGCCGGTTCGAGCACCCGGTGAGTTCGCTCGACGTGTTCCCGACCGCCGTCGCCGCCGCGGGCGGGCAGCCGGCGGCCGGGCTCGACGGCGTGAACCTCCTCCCCCACCTCCGCCGTGACACGACGGCGGGGCTTGCCGACCGCACCCTGTTCTGGCGGACCGGCGGCGGGCAGAACTTCGCGGTGCGGCGCGGGGTTTACAAGCTCGTGCGGGTCGGCAAGGCGCCGGCCGAGCTGTACCACCTCGGCGACGACATCGCCGAATCGCGCGACCTCGCCGCGACCCGGTCGGACACGGTCGCCGCGCTGCAGCGCGAGCTCGACGCCTGGAACGCGACGCTCGTCGCCCCGCGGTGGCAGAACCCGCAGCCGGCCAAGAAGAAGTCGTAA
- a CDS encoding DUF1580 domain-containing protein, whose amino-acid sequence MTDILAETVLTIAQAAREEPGAKGAAHASRYRLVRWATRGVRVGGVVVRLEAVRSGGNWVTSREALARFRAATTAAASGPVTPARTPAERRRESEAAERALIAAGW is encoded by the coding sequence GTGACCGACATCCTCGCCGAGACGGTGCTGACGATCGCCCAGGCCGCCCGGGAGGAGCCCGGCGCCAAGGGCGCGGCTCATGCCAGCCGCTACCGCTTGGTCCGCTGGGCGACCCGCGGGGTTCGGGTCGGCGGCGTGGTCGTGCGGCTGGAGGCGGTGCGCAGCGGTGGTAACTGGGTGACGAGCCGGGAGGCGCTGGCCCGGTTCCGGGCCGCGACGACGGCGGCGGCCAGTGGGCCGGTCACCCCGGCGAGAACGCCGGCCGAGCGCCGCCGGGAGTCGGAGGCGGCCGAGCGGGCGCTCATCGCCGCGGGGTGGTAG
- a CDS encoding DNA primase family protein, with the protein MVRTNTDDGAASSSDVPEPDPTAAAAWHAAADRLTEWAWDRLAVRVDRYGGYYVKDGRVEKCAKPPQGPQPHAFNKAVLKQHFEARGSGDVAGGYPLTAPTETDPCVGKWVGIDWDNHDHLPEVAARNLRHVLHVYRRLIGLGFRPLLCTWGGGGYHLWVFIDGKVPGPILHAFGRWLVADHEAFGIPGPPESNPKKPSIPKFGNFLRFPGRHHTRDVWAIVFDGEGWVQGAAAVEHVLSLPRSPVALIPPGAAPVPKPERPKRLSVVHTTAGVQFEPQVHPRDVFAEYNRRVELGMVVAWHEQLGGHEVTGRGVDRVEFRRGGKDGGGNSFNVAVRDGVPVTYNFSSNAGIPHNDGLGPSQVRCFYEKGACDTRTMREFAARLRGELGWDKAESSPGGHDDGTAGGGAAPPPPAAAAAPAGDHFEGTPEHTDLANARQFVADHRDNVIFADDLKCYFVFNGKVWERDPNGNIAGRLAQQTVRRMALAAARRVGDAALAVAAAVTEDEKKAADRVKAKAEADLRWAKGSCNEKPIRSMVALARVHLRIPNAGDVFDTQPWLLNCTNGTVNLKTGELLGHRREDMITKLCPTRYVSGAVAPAYRAFLASVLPDPDLAGYIRYLSGYVATGEVMDQSLLICHGTGANGKTTLLEAWVGVLGAGQYAVTAPPELIVGGGETRHPVEKTVLRGARLAVCQETDDDEAIDAKRVKALTGASRVQARGMRENFSEFPPTHKLVLATNPLPRVKSNDHATWRRVRVVHFAVQFWTDLDRFRGPDGEYPPELRADPLLPEKLAAEAEGILADMVEHAGLFYARGKEVPVPPVLAEAVQTYRRAEDSVGRFFSSCCVPAGDNRGPEWRVRGGQFYKAYLDWFKVEIDPNEVGRVGSKAFGERAAAVFQRKTVSGLDYYAVAVRPLLGKIPVEERPEPARPKEDRARTVEGWDALLG; encoded by the coding sequence ATGGTTCGAACCAACACCGACGACGGCGCGGCCTCCTCATCGGATGTGCCCGAACCGGACCCGACGGCCGCCGCCGCATGGCACGCCGCGGCCGACCGCCTCACCGAGTGGGCGTGGGACCGGCTCGCGGTGAGGGTGGACCGCTACGGCGGGTACTACGTCAAGGACGGACGCGTCGAGAAGTGCGCGAAGCCCCCGCAGGGGCCACAGCCCCACGCCTTCAACAAGGCCGTCCTCAAGCAACACTTCGAGGCGCGGGGCTCGGGCGATGTGGCCGGCGGCTACCCGCTCACCGCCCCGACCGAGACCGACCCCTGCGTCGGGAAGTGGGTCGGGATCGACTGGGACAACCACGACCACCTCCCCGAGGTCGCGGCCCGGAATCTCCGCCACGTCCTCCACGTCTACCGCCGACTCATCGGCCTCGGGTTCCGCCCGCTGCTCTGCACCTGGGGCGGAGGGGGGTATCACCTGTGGGTCTTCATCGACGGGAAGGTTCCCGGCCCGATCCTGCACGCGTTCGGGCGGTGGCTCGTCGCGGATCACGAGGCCTTCGGGATTCCCGGGCCGCCAGAGTCGAACCCCAAGAAGCCGTCGATCCCGAAGTTCGGGAACTTCCTCCGGTTCCCCGGCCGGCACCACACCCGGGACGTGTGGGCGATCGTGTTCGACGGGGAGGGCTGGGTCCAGGGCGCGGCCGCGGTCGAACACGTCCTCTCCCTCCCGCGTAGCCCGGTCGCACTGATCCCGCCCGGGGCGGCGCCCGTCCCGAAGCCCGAGCGGCCGAAGCGGCTGTCCGTCGTCCACACCACCGCCGGGGTGCAGTTCGAGCCGCAGGTCCACCCGCGCGACGTGTTCGCGGAGTACAACCGGCGAGTCGAACTCGGCATGGTCGTCGCCTGGCACGAGCAGCTGGGCGGGCACGAGGTGACGGGCCGGGGGGTCGACCGGGTCGAGTTCCGGCGGGGCGGGAAGGACGGGGGCGGGAACAGCTTTAACGTCGCTGTCCGGGACGGCGTCCCGGTGACGTACAACTTCTCGTCCAACGCCGGCATCCCGCACAACGACGGGCTCGGCCCGTCGCAGGTCCGGTGCTTCTACGAGAAGGGGGCGTGCGACACCCGCACGATGCGGGAGTTCGCGGCTCGACTGCGAGGGGAGCTCGGGTGGGACAAGGCCGAGAGCAGCCCCGGCGGGCACGACGACGGCACGGCCGGCGGGGGGGCCGCGCCCCCACCGCCGGCCGCGGCAGCCGCACCCGCGGGGGACCATTTCGAAGGGACGCCCGAGCACACCGACCTGGCCAACGCCCGGCAGTTCGTGGCCGACCACCGGGACAACGTCATCTTCGCCGACGACCTGAAGTGCTACTTCGTCTTCAACGGGAAGGTCTGGGAGCGTGACCCGAACGGCAACATCGCCGGGCGGCTGGCCCAGCAGACCGTCCGGCGGATGGCGTTGGCCGCCGCGAGGCGGGTGGGCGACGCGGCGCTGGCCGTGGCTGCGGCTGTCACCGAGGACGAGAAGAAGGCGGCAGATCGGGTCAAGGCGAAGGCCGAGGCGGACCTCCGCTGGGCGAAGGGCTCGTGCAACGAGAAGCCGATCCGGAGCATGGTCGCCCTCGCCCGGGTCCACCTCCGCATCCCGAACGCCGGGGACGTGTTCGACACCCAGCCGTGGCTCCTGAACTGCACGAACGGGACGGTCAACCTGAAGACCGGGGAGCTGCTGGGGCACCGCCGCGAGGACATGATCACCAAGCTGTGCCCCACCCGGTACGTGTCCGGGGCGGTCGCGCCGGCGTACCGGGCGTTCCTCGCGTCGGTACTCCCCGACCCGGACCTCGCCGGGTACATCCGCTACCTGAGCGGGTACGTCGCCACCGGGGAGGTGATGGACCAGTCGCTCCTCATCTGCCATGGCACCGGGGCGAACGGGAAGACGACCCTCCTGGAGGCCTGGGTCGGGGTACTCGGGGCCGGCCAGTACGCCGTCACCGCCCCGCCCGAGTTGATCGTCGGCGGGGGCGAGACCCGCCACCCGGTCGAGAAGACCGTCCTCCGCGGGGCCCGGCTGGCGGTGTGCCAGGAGACGGACGACGACGAGGCGATCGACGCCAAGCGGGTGAAGGCGCTGACCGGCGCGTCCCGGGTCCAGGCCCGGGGGATGCGGGAGAACTTCAGCGAGTTCCCCCCGACCCACAAGCTCGTCCTGGCCACCAACCCGCTACCGCGTGTCAAGTCCAACGACCACGCCACCTGGCGGCGGGTGCGGGTGGTCCACTTCGCGGTACAGTTCTGGACCGACCTCGACCGCTTCCGCGGCCCGGACGGGGAGTACCCACCCGAGCTCCGGGCCGACCCGCTGCTGCCGGAGAAGTTGGCCGCCGAGGCCGAGGGCATCCTGGCCGACATGGTGGAGCACGCCGGGCTCTTCTACGCCCGCGGGAAGGAGGTCCCGGTCCCGCCGGTGCTGGCCGAGGCGGTCCAGACCTACCGCCGCGCCGAGGACTCCGTGGGCCGGTTCTTCTCGTCGTGCTGCGTGCCCGCGGGCGACAACCGGGGCCCCGAGTGGCGCGTGAGGGGCGGGCAGTTCTACAAGGCGTACCTCGACTGGTTCAAGGTCGAGATCGACCCGAATGAGGTGGGTCGCGTCGGGTCGAAGGCGTTCGGCGAGCGGGCGGCCGCGGTGTTCCAGCGGAAGACCGTCAGCGGCCTCGACTACTACGCAGTCGCGGTGCGCCCGCTGCTCGGCAAGATTCCCGTCGAGGAGCGGCCCGAGCCCGCACGCCCGAAAGAGGATCGGGCGCGAACCGTCGAGGGGTGGGACGCGCTCCTCGGCTAG
- a CDS encoding ECF-type sigma factor, whose product MRLPGIAAKETREDLLALDETLDRLAEEDPMKAELVKLRFFGGLSLPEAAAALGMPERTARRHWTFARAWLRDAVEGAEK is encoded by the coding sequence TTGCGGCTTCCCGGTATCGCCGCCAAGGAGACGCGGGAGGACCTGCTTGCGTTGGATGAGACGCTCGACCGTCTCGCGGAGGAGGATCCGATGAAGGCGGAACTCGTCAAACTCCGCTTTTTCGGCGGCCTTTCCCTTCCGGAGGCGGCCGCCGCGCTGGGCATGCCGGAACGCACGGCCCGCCGCCACTGGACCTTCGCCCGGGCCTGGCTGCGGGATGCGGTCGAAGGGGCGGAAAAATAA
- a CDS encoding ECF-type sigma factor — MADVTHLLDAAAAGDRRAAADLLPLVYDELRKLATARMAAESPDHTLQPTALVHEAYLRLVGPADAIRWDNRGHFFAAAAEAMRRILVEAARRKGAEKHGGDRRRVELTDVPAEPEVDGERLLALDAALTRLAAEDPVAARVVELRHFAGLSVEDAAAALGLSRATAYRHWTYARAWLKDAVAGADPG; from the coding sequence ATGGCCGACGTCACCCACCTGCTCGACGCCGCCGCGGCCGGCGACCGCCGGGCCGCCGCCGACCTGCTCCCGCTCGTATACGACGAGTTGCGGAAGCTCGCCACCGCCCGCATGGCCGCCGAGTCGCCGGACCACACCCTCCAACCCACCGCCCTGGTCCACGAGGCCTACCTCCGGCTGGTCGGCCCGGCCGACGCGATCCGCTGGGACAACCGCGGGCACTTCTTCGCCGCGGCCGCCGAGGCCATGCGCCGCATCCTGGTGGAAGCCGCACGGCGAAAGGGGGCCGAGAAGCACGGCGGCGACCGCCGGCGGGTCGAGTTGACCGACGTGCCGGCCGAGCCCGAGGTCGACGGCGAGCGGCTGCTCGCCCTGGACGCGGCCCTCACCCGGCTGGCCGCCGAGGACCCGGTCGCCGCCCGGGTGGTCGAGCTCCGGCACTTCGCCGGCCTGTCGGTCGAGGATGCGGCCGCCGCCCTCGGCCTGTCCCGGGCCACCGCCTACCGCCACTGGACCTACGCCCGGGCCTGGCTCAAGGACGCCGTCGCCGGGGCCGACCCGGGCTGA
- a CDS encoding sulfatase-like hydrolase/transferase, whose translation MLRLLSAAVVVAAAAGPAAAQPRKPNVVVILADDLGYGDVSCYNPDRGRIPTPHIDSLARDGMRFTDAHSSSGVCSPTRYSLLTGRYHWRTRLQAGIVGVWGAPLIAPDRLTVAGLARQHGYHTACVGKWHLGWDWPITADQKKHFQGLGGKAGGGGKAVEATTPEMVAAWKDVFARNIPGGPTTRGFAEYFGTCVPNWPPYCFIENDRTVGVPSRLLPAAQLVRNRASLQGPALPDWKLEDVLPALADRACDVIARGAKAKQPFLLYLPLTAPHTPIAIAREWQGRSAIGHPYADFVMQTDAVIGRVLDALRTNGVADDTLVIFTSDNGCAAYIGVPQLEAAGHFPSGPLRGYKADAWEGGHRVPFIVRWPGVVRPGTTCSQTICSVDIMATLAEALGATLPPTAGEDSVSLMSLLRGGDRPIHEAVVHHSSSGVFAVRSGKMKLIFGPGSGAPDGTRPHLYDLTADLSERRDLATEQPDEVRRITALMEKMVADGRSTPGAAQKNDLPVAIIRQPKTDAPPKTDAPPKTDAPPKTDAPPKTDAPAPPRDLIYREASDDKLKLHVFDPPDLMAGDGRTAVVFFFGGGWNAWNPSQFDSFARHFAAKGCVAICADYRVASKHKTTPADAVRDAKAAIRYVRAHARELGVDPKRIVAAGGSAGGHLAACTTIVPGFTDGRDEEAAADGLVLFNPVLDLLSLKRGDDLKVISPQQHVRRGLPPTIVFHGTADTTVPFAQVTAFEKAMAAAGNVCEVAAFDGRGHGFFNSPEFRKTLKSDDYEECLRRMTAFLERHRFLPARTP comes from the coding sequence ATGCTCCGCCTCCTCTCCGCCGCCGTCGTGGTCGCGGCCGCCGCAGGCCCGGCCGCCGCCCAGCCGCGCAAGCCGAACGTCGTCGTCATCCTGGCCGACGACCTCGGGTACGGCGACGTGTCGTGCTACAACCCGGACCGCGGTCGCATCCCGACGCCACACATCGACTCCCTCGCCCGTGACGGGATGCGGTTCACCGACGCCCACTCGTCGTCCGGCGTGTGCTCGCCGACCCGGTACTCGCTCCTCACCGGCCGCTACCACTGGCGGACGCGGCTGCAAGCCGGCATCGTGGGCGTGTGGGGCGCCCCGCTGATCGCCCCGGACCGGCTGACGGTCGCCGGCCTCGCCCGGCAGCACGGCTACCACACCGCGTGCGTCGGCAAGTGGCACCTCGGCTGGGACTGGCCGATCACGGCGGACCAGAAGAAGCACTTCCAGGGGCTTGGCGGCAAGGCCGGCGGAGGCGGGAAGGCGGTCGAGGCGACGACGCCCGAGATGGTCGCGGCGTGGAAGGACGTATTCGCCCGAAACATCCCCGGCGGGCCGACGACGCGCGGCTTCGCCGAATACTTCGGGACGTGCGTGCCGAACTGGCCGCCGTACTGCTTCATCGAGAATGACCGCACCGTCGGTGTGCCGTCGCGGCTGCTGCCGGCGGCGCAGCTGGTGCGGAACCGGGCCAGCCTGCAAGGACCGGCGCTGCCCGACTGGAAGCTCGAAGACGTGCTCCCGGCGCTGGCCGACCGGGCGTGCGACGTGATCGCCCGCGGCGCGAAGGCGAAGCAGCCGTTTCTCCTGTACCTGCCGCTGACCGCCCCGCACACGCCGATCGCCATCGCCCGCGAGTGGCAAGGCCGCAGCGCGATCGGCCACCCCTACGCCGATTTCGTGATGCAGACCGACGCGGTGATCGGCCGGGTGCTCGACGCGCTGCGGACGAACGGCGTCGCCGACGACACCCTCGTGATCTTCACCAGCGACAACGGCTGCGCGGCGTACATCGGCGTGCCGCAGTTGGAAGCCGCCGGGCACTTCCCGAGCGGCCCGCTGCGGGGGTACAAGGCCGACGCCTGGGAAGGCGGGCACCGCGTCCCGTTCATCGTCCGCTGGCCCGGTGTCGTCCGGCCGGGGACGACGTGTTCGCAGACGATCTGTTCGGTGGACATCATGGCGACGCTCGCGGAGGCGCTCGGGGCGACGCTCCCGCCGACCGCCGGCGAGGACAGCGTCAGCCTGATGTCACTGCTGCGCGGCGGCGACCGGCCGATTCACGAGGCGGTCGTGCATCACTCGTCGTCGGGCGTTTTCGCCGTGCGATCGGGGAAGATGAAGCTGATCTTCGGCCCCGGTAGCGGCGCCCCGGACGGAACCCGCCCGCACCTGTACGACCTCACCGCCGACCTCAGTGAGCGCCGCGACCTAGCCACCGAGCAGCCCGACGAGGTGCGGCGGATCACGGCGCTGATGGAGAAGATGGTCGCCGACGGCCGAAGCACCCCGGGCGCGGCACAGAAGAACGACCTGCCCGTGGCGATCATCCGACAGCCGAAGACGGACGCGCCGCCGAAGACGGACGCGCCGCCGAAGACGGACGCGCCGCCGAAGACGGACGCGCCGCCGAAGACGGACGCCCCGGCCCCGCCGCGCGACCTCATTTACCGCGAGGCGTCAGACGACAAACTCAAGCTCCACGTCTTCGACCCGCCGGACCTGATGGCCGGCGACGGGCGGACGGCGGTCGTGTTCTTCTTCGGCGGCGGGTGGAACGCCTGGAACCCGTCGCAATTCGACTCATTCGCCCGGCACTTCGCCGCGAAGGGGTGCGTCGCCATCTGCGCCGACTACCGCGTCGCGTCGAAGCACAAGACGACGCCGGCGGATGCGGTCCGCGACGCGAAGGCGGCGATCCGCTACGTCCGCGCCCACGCCCGCGAGCTCGGCGTGGACCCGAAGCGGATCGTCGCGGCCGGCGGGTCAGCCGGCGGGCACCTCGCGGCCTGTACGACGATCGTGCCAGGTTTCACCGACGGGAGAGACGAGGAGGCCGCGGCCGACGGGCTGGTGCTGTTCAACCCAGTGCTCGACCTCCTCAGCCTGAAGCGCGGTGACGACCTCAAGGTCATCTCCCCGCAGCAACACGTCCGCCGCGGGCTACCGCCCACAATCGTGTTCCACGGCACCGCCGACACCACGGTGCCGTTCGCTCAGGTGACGGCGTTCGAGAAGGCGATGGCCGCCGCCGGGAACGTGTGCGAGGTGGCGGCGTTCGACGGCCGCGGGCACGGGTTCTTCAACAGCCCCGAGTTCCGCAAGACGCTCAAAAGCGACGACTACGAGGAATGTCTGCGGAGGATGACCGCGTTCCTCGAACGACACCGCTTCCTGCCGGCCCGCACCCCCTGA
- a CDS encoding serine/threonine-protein kinase, producing MPADPKRVKEVFLEAAELPDGAARSAFLDRSCGGDADLRGRVEVLLRSHDPEGSFLGTPAAVVPDPDAAATRAFEPDPDHAATRTGGGSAPTDDEVPLGFLVPTQRPDSLGRLGHYEVLQVLGKGGFGIVFRAFDDVLQRVVAVKVMAPQIAATSPARKRFLREARSSAAVRHENVVQVYKVVEQPLPYLVMEFIPGETLQDKLNRTGPLEVADIVRIGRQIAEGLAAAHATDLIHRDIKPGNVLIESGARKTVKITDFGLARAADDASISQSGLIAGTPMYMAPEQATGETLDQRADLFSLGSVLYQMASGRPPFRANSTVAVLKRVAEETPRSIREIIPETPQWLCDIITKLHAKNPDERFQSAREVADVFADCEAQLKANSKLKDFSRIPLSKQPTTRKSGSWKWAAAAVLLLPVLALAVSEFAGVTQLFRPQATTDPITPVAQSEVKTPPTAIAPAAIAPTTIAPFTDADVQRIAALAAAEQVEEVRKELMRRNPGFDGKVEHKIEDGVVTELKMVTPKVTDISPIRVFNALRTLDLSARSVNKKAFSPLTDLSPLTGMNLARLTQLILTDTQVNDAGMVNFKDCKALTHLHLDGTDVSDRGLAHFKDCKNLANLKLSHTWVGDAGLAHFQDCKGLNRLYLSFTKVSDTGLAHFKDCKNLTHLHLNRTQVGDAGLAHFKGMPLNELAINSTGITDLTPLQGMPLEEICLTPKSITKGLALLRDMKSIKSIGIQYGIFWPAAEYWERYDKGEFTK from the coding sequence ATGCCCGCCGACCCGAAGCGCGTCAAGGAGGTCTTCCTGGAGGCGGCCGAACTGCCCGACGGGGCCGCCCGGTCCGCATTTCTCGACCGCTCCTGCGGGGGCGACGCCGACCTTCGGGGGCGGGTCGAGGTGCTGCTCCGGTCCCACGACCCGGAGGGGAGTTTCCTGGGCACCCCGGCGGCCGTGGTTCCGGACCCGGACGCCGCCGCCACCCGGGCGTTCGAACCGGACCCGGATCATGCCGCCACCCGCACCGGCGGCGGCTCCGCCCCCACCGACGACGAGGTGCCGCTCGGGTTCCTGGTCCCGACCCAGAGGCCCGATTCGCTTGGCCGGCTGGGGCATTACGAGGTGCTGCAAGTGCTCGGCAAGGGCGGTTTCGGCATCGTCTTCCGTGCGTTCGACGACGTGCTCCAACGGGTCGTGGCGGTGAAAGTGATGGCCCCGCAGATCGCGGCCACTTCGCCGGCGCGGAAGCGGTTCCTGCGCGAAGCGCGATCCTCGGCCGCGGTCCGGCACGAAAACGTGGTGCAGGTCTATAAAGTCGTCGAACAGCCACTGCCCTATCTCGTGATGGAATTCATCCCCGGCGAGACGCTGCAGGACAAGCTGAACCGCACCGGGCCGCTGGAGGTGGCCGACATCGTCCGGATCGGCCGGCAGATCGCCGAGGGGCTGGCCGCCGCCCATGCCACCGACCTGATTCACCGGGACATCAAGCCGGGCAACGTGTTGATCGAAAGCGGCGCGCGGAAAACCGTCAAGATAACGGACTTCGGCCTGGCCCGGGCGGCGGACGACGCCAGCATCTCGCAAAGCGGCCTCATCGCCGGCACGCCGATGTACATGGCCCCGGAGCAGGCCACGGGGGAGACGCTGGACCAGCGGGCCGATCTTTTCAGCCTCGGCAGCGTGCTGTACCAAATGGCGTCGGGCCGGCCGCCGTTCCGGGCGAACAGCACGGTGGCGGTATTGAAGCGGGTCGCGGAGGAGACGCCACGGTCCATCCGCGAGATCATTCCGGAAACGCCGCAGTGGCTTTGCGACATCATCACGAAACTGCACGCCAAGAACCCGGACGAACGCTTTCAATCGGCGCGGGAAGTCGCCGATGTCTTCGCCGACTGCGAGGCGCAACTGAAAGCCAATTCGAAGTTGAAGGATTTCAGCCGCATTCCGCTCAGCAAGCAACCCACCACAAGGAAGTCCGGCAGTTGGAAGTGGGCCGCGGCGGCCGTCCTGCTGCTTCCCGTGCTCGCGCTGGCGGTCTCGGAGTTCGCCGGGGTGACGCAGTTGTTCCGGCCGCAGGCGACGACGGACCCGATCACGCCTGTTGCTCAGTCCGAAGTGAAGACGCCGCCGACCGCCATCGCCCCGGCCGCCATCGCCCCGACCACCATCGCCCCGTTCACCGATGCCGACGTCCAGCGGATCGCCGCTCTGGCGGCCGCCGAGCAAGTCGAGGAAGTCCGCAAGGAACTGATGCGCCGCAACCCCGGCTTCGACGGCAAGGTGGAGCACAAGATCGAGGACGGCGTCGTCACGGAATTAAAGATGGTGACGCCCAAGGTGACGGACATTTCCCCGATCCGGGTCTTCAACGCCCTGCGAACGCTCGATTTGAGTGCCAGATCCGTCAATAAAAAGGCGTTCTCTCCGTTGACCGACCTGTCGCCGTTGACGGGAATGAACCTGGCGCGGCTGACGCAGTTGATTCTGACGGATACTCAGGTGAACGACGCCGGGATGGTCAATTTCAAGGACTGCAAGGCCCTGACGCACCTCCATCTCGACGGAACGGACGTGAGCGACCGGGGGCTGGCCCACTTCAAGGACTGCAAGAACCTGGCGAACCTCAAACTGAGTCACACGTGGGTGGGCGACGCGGGCCTAGCCCACTTCCAGGACTGCAAGGGCCTGAATCGCCTCTATTTGAGTTTCACGAAGGTGAGCGACACGGGCTTGGCCCACTTCAAGGACTGCAAGAACCTGACGCACCTGCACCTGAACCGAACGCAGGTGGGCGATGCGGGCCTGGCCCACTTCAAGGGCATGCCTCTGAATGAGTTGGCGATCAATTCAACCGGCATCACCGACCTGACTCCCCTGCAAGGCATGCCGCTGGAAGAAATCTGCCTGACCCCGAAGAGCATCACCAAGGGCCTGGCTCTTCTCCGCGACATGAAAAGCATCAAATCCATCGGAATCCAATACGGTATATTCTGGCCGGCGGCGGAGTATTGGGAGCGCTACGACAAGGGGGAGTTCACGAAGTAA
- a CDS encoding transposase has translation MLLRFVDGRPVSQVTEDFLGWACGVFAGEGKKVFVLVWDNAAWHVSKRVRRWIETHNRRVPRTKRGCRIRVCGLPVKAQWLNPIEPKWMHGKRAIVEPDRKLTADEVKDRVCSHFGCAPTEPLKQHVT, from the coding sequence ATGCTGCTGCGGTTCGTGGACGGTCGGCCGGTCAGCCAGGTGACCGAGGACTTCCTGGGGTGGGCGTGTGGGGTGTTCGCGGGCGAGGGGAAGAAGGTGTTCGTGCTGGTCTGGGATAACGCCGCGTGGCACGTCAGCAAGCGGGTCCGGCGGTGGATCGAGACACACAACCGGCGGGTCCCGCGGACCAAGCGGGGGTGCCGCATCCGGGTGTGTGGGTTGCCGGTCAAGGCCCAGTGGCTGAACCCGATCGAGCCCAAGTGGATGCACGGCAAGCGAGCCATCGTCGAGCCCGACCGGAAACTCACCGCCGACGAGGTCAAGGACCGGGTGTGTTCCCACTTCGGGTGCGCACCCACCGAACCGCTCAAACAGCATGTCACCTGA